The DNA segment TGACCTTGGAAGATACGAAATTTGAACATCTTTGCATGGGAAAACGAACGCGGCTACATCGTATGATGTATGATTTTGGACCCGGCAATGGCAAGCTTCTGATTCTGCCAATAGACCAAGGTCTTGAACATGGTCCGATTGATATGTTTGCAAATCCTGAGAGCATCGATCCAGACTTTCAGTTTCGCTTAGCAGTGGAGGGTAGTTTTTCAGCGATTGCTCTACATATTGGTCTTGCCGAGAAATACGCAGGAAAATATGCTGGGAAAATACCTATTGTATTGAAGTTGAATGGGAAAACGAATATCCCTTCCGACGATGAAGCCCTCTCTCCACTGACTGCATCAGTAGAGGATGCGGTTCGTATTGGTGCAGATGCGGTTGGATACACCCTTTATGTGGGATCTCCCAATCAGGTTGCTGATTTTACACAACTGCGGCAGGTGAGACAGGATGCTACTCAATTTGGTCTGCCCTTGATTGTATGGTCTTATCCTCGGGGTAGAGCCATTGAATTGAAGGGTGGAAGAGATTCGCTTTACGCGGTTGATTATGCGGCTAGAGTCGCCAACGAACTCGGTGCAGATGTTGTGAAGCTGAATGTTCCTGCTACTGATCCTAACAAGAATGCAGACCAGCCATCACCCTATGACTCGATGGAGCTGGACTATGGCGAGAGAGTAAGAAAGGTTGTCGAATCTGCCGGGAAGACTATGACTATCTTTTCTGGTGGGAGTAAAATTGGAGATGAAGACGTTCTCAAAAAGGCCAAAATATGCATGGAAAACGGTGCGAGAGGACTGATTTTCGGACGGAACATCTGGCAAAGAGACTGGGAAGATGCACTTGACATGACCTCTAAGATCAAGAAACTCATGAAGAATGCTTAATACTGATACAATACCTACTCTTGCGGTACTATTATATGCATGTATAATAGTGAACATCTCAAAAGGGTGCCTACCTCCTATGGTAGTTCGAAAACCCTATTATGGGTCCTTGGGAGAGGCCTCCTGAATCTGAAAGACCGAGAATATATGGAGCGAGTTGTGAATGGTAAAGACGACTCTCAGTGTAATAAAGGCCGATATAGGCTCACTGGCTGGACATGTTATAGTGCCTGATTTTCTAATGGAGATTGCTCGTAAATCTCTGAAAGAGGGCGTTGAAGACGGGATAATCAACGATTACTATGTTACTCATGCAGGTGACGACTTGGAACTCATTATGACCCATGATAAGGGGGAGGATAATGAGGAAGTTCATGAACTTGCATGGAACACTTTCATGAAAGGTACAAAAGAAGCCAGGAAACGGAAAATCTATGCCGCAGGGCAGGATATGCTTGAAGACACTTTCAGTGGTAACGTCAAGGGTATGGGTCCTGGATCTGCAGAAATGACCATTGAAGAACGAAAATCTGATCCTTTTGGAATTTTCTGTGCTGATAAGACGGAACCTGGTGCTTTTAATCTGCCATTGTTCCGCATCTTTGCGGATCCGTTCAATACTGCAGGTTTGGTAATAGATCCCAGCTTCCACGAGGGCTTCAGTTTTGTTGTTCAGGATATCAAAAAGGAGATACCCTGTTACCTTGAAATGAAATGCCCAGAGGAGATGTACGACCTTCTGGCTCTGTTAGGTAGCACCGGTCGGTATACTATCAAGAAAATCTACCGAAAGGACGGGATGCCTGCAGCTGCAGTAAGCACTGATAAACTGCATCAGATTGCAGGGAAGTACATAGGTAAGGACGATCCCGTAGCTATTGTTAGGGGTCATTCAGGTTTTCCAGCAATGGGTGAAATCCTGGAGGGCTTTACAATACCACACCTTGTATCAGGTTGGATGCGAGGTTCTCATACTGGCCCCCTGATGCCAGTTAGTCTGGAGGATTCTCGATGCACACGTTTTGACGGTCCTCCGCGTGTAATCGGTTTAGGTTTCCACGTAGCTAACGGCAAGTTGCTTGGTCCTGTTGACCTATTTGCAGATGTAGCATTCGATGTGACCCGAAAACGGGCAATGGATGCTGTCGAGTATCTCAGGAGACATGGCCCCTTTATGCCTCACCGGCTAGATGAGGGCGCGATGGAATACACAACCCTCCCTGGTGTCTTAGATAAATGTGAAAGCCGTTTCACTGAAGAAGAAATACGTCCAGAAAAGGAATAGTTAGTTTACCTTGTTCTTGGACTCGAGGGCCCTCTTACGGGCCCTGGTCCAATTTTATTGTTTCTCTATTAATGGCTATGGGCCTAGCCAGTCCGCTTTATTATGTGATATCCGAATTTCGTCTTAACTGGTTCCTGTGTCATAGCACCAACAGAGAGATTGTATGTTGCTTGCTCAAATGGTTTCACCATTTGCCCTCTTGCGAAGTATCCGAGATCGCCGCCCTTTTTTCTGCTTGGGCATTCGCTATGTTCCTTTGCCATCTTCTTGAAACTAGCGCCCTCCTTGATTTTGTTTATGATTTCAAGAGCTTTGCTATGCTTATCAACAAGAATGTGGCTTGCTCTGACTTTTCCTTGATTTCCCATTTATATCACCATCTATCCTGTTTTCCGTGACTCCCTTCCCTCTATAAGTTCTTGTTTTCGAAGAAGAACTTGCTGCGGTTTTTGCTGTTAATGTATCTCTGAAGCTACGTATTTCGTTAAAAGCAAATATTAATCACCGTTAACACCGTAAATATCAATTGGGTATCCAAAATTCAGATTGATTCATTTCAGATGTTTGTAGAATTCATAGCTTCACTTCTTCAGCCATTCGGGTTGGATCCCTATGCACAATACATAGCCATTGTGCCATTTTTGATAATACTCTATATTGTCTATCTTATTGTTGCACGTTCAATTCGGATGTCATTCCACAGGGCTGGTTTACCACGGGAAGCTACTACAGGCGTAATATTCATTGTTCGTCTAATCTTCTTCGGAATTGCGGTTATTGCGGCTTTGACAATAACAGAGATAGTAGCTGGTGAGGGAGTTGTTGCCTTTGGTGCCCTAACAGGTACAGCTGTGGGTCTTGCCTTTTCAAGGTCATTAAGCAACATGGTTAGTGGCCTCTATGTATTTGCTTCGCGCCCGTTCCGCATTGGTGACTACATCAGAATTGGCTCAGTTGAAGGAATTGTCCGTGATATTACTCTCAATTACACGAAAATAGTGAAACCCGATTATACGATTGAGGCAATTCCTAATTCAGATATTGTTGAAGAGAAATTGGTGAATTTCCGCATCAGGATTGATCAGTATTTGAACCTTAGAGGAATGAAGAAAGAGCAAGAAATAACAGAAGAAGGCCGGCTTTCGAGCGCGATGAACAAATTCAAAAAGTTGACGACTGGAGAAGAAATATATCGCTACACGTTTGAGATATTTGCACATCGAGCCTATGATGTGGGTGAAGCTCGAGAAAGCATGAGGCGCGTTGTCCAAGAGTGGGAAAACCGTTTCCTTAATCCGCCAGAGATGTTTTACAGCACAAATGATTACAATGGCACAAGATTCGGTTTTGCTATCATTGTGGATGATCCTAAGAAGATACTTGAAGATGGTGCTGATTTCCAAGAAGCACTAGTAAAGTCATTTCAAGGTTAAGCGCAAGGCTATTGGAGGGGATATGTGTTCCTAAGTGAGTAATATCCCCATTGT comes from the Candidatus Thorarchaeota archaeon genome and includes:
- a CDS encoding fructose-bisphosphate aldolase, with product MTLEDTKFEHLCMGKRTRLHRMMYDFGPGNGKLLILPIDQGLEHGPIDMFANPESIDPDFQFRLAVEGSFSAIALHIGLAEKYAGKYAGKIPIVLKLNGKTNIPSDDEALSPLTASVEDAVRIGADAVGYTLYVGSPNQVADFTQLRQVRQDATQFGLPLIVWSYPRGRAIELKGGRDSLYAVDYAARVANELGADVVKLNVPATDPNKNADQPSPYDSMELDYGERVRKVVESAGKTMTIFSGGSKIGDEDVLKKAKICMENGARGLIFGRNIWQRDWEDALDMTSKIKKLMKNA
- a CDS encoding fructose 1,6-bisphosphatase, producing the protein MVKTTLSVIKADIGSLAGHVIVPDFLMEIARKSLKEGVEDGIINDYYVTHAGDDLELIMTHDKGEDNEEVHELAWNTFMKGTKEARKRKIYAAGQDMLEDTFSGNVKGMGPGSAEMTIEERKSDPFGIFCADKTEPGAFNLPLFRIFADPFNTAGLVIDPSFHEGFSFVVQDIKKEIPCYLEMKCPEEMYDLLALLGSTGRYTIKKIYRKDGMPAAAVSTDKLHQIAGKYIGKDDPVAIVRGHSGFPAMGEILEGFTIPHLVSGWMRGSHTGPLMPVSLEDSRCTRFDGPPRVIGLGFHVANGKLLGPVDLFADVAFDVTRKRAMDAVEYLRRHGPFMPHRLDEGAMEYTTLPGVLDKCESRFTEEEIRPEKE
- a CDS encoding peptidylprolyl isomerase, translated to MGNQGKVRASHILVDKHSKALEIINKIKEGASFKKMAKEHSECPSRKKGGDLGYFARGQMVKPFEQATYNLSVGAMTQEPVKTKFGYHIIKRTG
- a CDS encoding mechanosensitive ion channel, coding for MFVEFIASLLQPFGLDPYAQYIAIVPFLIILYIVYLIVARSIRMSFHRAGLPREATTGVIFIVRLIFFGIAVIAALTITEIVAGEGVVAFGALTGTAVGLAFSRSLSNMVSGLYVFASRPFRIGDYIRIGSVEGIVRDITLNYTKIVKPDYTIEAIPNSDIVEEKLVNFRIRIDQYLNLRGMKKEQEITEEGRLSSAMNKFKKLTTGEEIYRYTFEIFAHRAYDVGEARESMRRVVQEWENRFLNPPEMFYSTNDYNGTRFGFAIIVDDPKKILEDGADFQEALVKSFQG